The genomic DNA CACCGACGAGTCGGTGCGGATGCTGCTCGGCGACGTCACCGCCGACGCCCTGGATCACGACTTCGGGTACTGGTTCGCCACCGCCGACTCGCCGGGCGAGGGCATCGCCATGACCCCGCTGTCCGGCGGCGGGCTGTTCCAGTTCGCCACCCCGCTGGCCGCCGACGACGAGCCCACCCGGGCGGTGCTGCAGCGGCACCTGGACCATTTCTCCGGCGGCCTGGACATCACGCTCGGCGAGCCCGTCTGGGCGACGGTATGGCGGCCGAATATCCGCCTGGCACAGCGCTTCCGGGACGGCCGGGTCTTCCTCGCCGGGGACGCCGCGCACGCGCATCCGCCGACCGGCGGGCAGGGACTCAATACCGGCGTCCAGGACGCCTACAACCTCGGCTGGAAGCTGGCCGCCGCGCTGCGCGGTCGGCCCGGCGCGCTCGACAGCTACGAGACCGAGCGCCGCGCGGTGGCCGCGCGGGTGCTCGGCATCAGCACCGACCTGCTGGACAAGCACCTGTCCGGCGCCGAGGACGCGATGCGCCGCGGCGAGGAGACCCAGCAGCTCGACGTCAGCTATCGCACCGAGCCGGGCACGCTGGTCGCGGGCGATCGGGCGCCCGACTCGGTGCTGCGCCGCGCCGACGGATCGCAGGTCCGGCTGTTCGACCTGTTCCGCGGTCCGCACGCCACCCGGTTGTCGTTCGACGCGCCCGCCGATCACGACGATGGCGAGGACGAGGTGCGGGCGTACACGATCGTCGGCCCGGACCGGACGCCCGCCGACGGGGAACTGGTCGCCGTGGGCGGCCACGCGTTCGCCGATTACGCGGCCACGGCCGGTACCCGGGTGCTGGTCCGGCCGGACGGCTATCTGGCCTGGCGGCACGACGAATGACCCCGGGCGCGGGCCGCGGGTATCGATGCTGGATGATCTGTGCTGCCGCCCAAGCCGATTCGCCCGCTTCGTCGTACAGTCGTACGGTGATCGGACGACCGCTCGGGCGACCGATAGACGAAGCATCGATCAGGGGTTGATCACGATGTTGGTGAAGGTCCGCAACGACGACCCGTCGCGACTGTCCAGTACCGAACGGACGGTGGTGAACTGGTTGAAGTCGTGGACTGGTGCGCACGCTTTACCCGGTATAGCGGTGGTACAGGCGCACGGCGCCGACGTCGTGGTGTGGACCCCGAAGACCTGCGTGGTGATGGTCGTCAAGGGCTTCGCCGAGCGGGTGAACGGCGCCCTGACGGTGGCGGCGGACGCCCCGTGGACCATCGACGGCCGGATCGCGCCGCTGGACGGGGTGCAGTCCGGCACCGAGCCGATGGAACAGGTCTGCGCCCGCACAGACGAGATCGAGCAGCTGCTGCGCGGCGCACCGGGCCGCGAGCGCGTCGGGGTCATGGGCATCGTGCTGGTGATCCCGCAGCTCGGTACCCGGGTGCAGCTGGAGAAGGGCGTGCTGCCGGACGGGATCGACGTGGTGGTCGGCGACGGGCCGTCCTCGCTGCGGTCCTACATCACCCGGATCACCGCCGACGAACCGGACTCGTGGGACGCCGCCCAGGTCGGCCAGGCGCTCGGCGCGCTCGGATTCGCCGCCGCCGCAACCTATTCCGACCTGACCTCGGAGGGCTTCCCCGCGCCGCGCACCGGCTCGGACGCACCGCCGCCACCGCCCGAACCCCGCCCCGCACCGGCCTCGACCGGTCCGACCGGCCCGCGACCCGCGGCACCCGCACCGATGCCCTCGGCCGTGCCGCTGCCCTCGGGTGCCCCGATCCCGCCGCCGGGCGCGGGCAGGCCGATGCCTCCCGGTCCCGTCGCGCCCGCACCGGCATCCGGTGCGGCCGTGCCGATTCCGACCCCCGGCGGGCCCGGCCCGGCCCCGGTACCACCTCCGCCGCGGCCACCCCTGTCACCCCAAT from Nocardia terpenica includes the following:
- a CDS encoding FAD-dependent monooxygenase → MFPQVLVAGAGPTGLTLAIDLARRGVPVRIVDKAAEFFRGSRGDGLQPRTLEVFDDLEVLDAVLAAGIAPPPTRVHVGGRFVGERVFFERREPTPAVPYPNAWMLGQSQTERILRERLAEFGVRVELSTAVTDFTQDDDGVTVALDGPTGPETVRVDYLVGADGGRSTVRRTLGIAFEGTTDESVRMLLGDVTADALDHDFGYWFATADSPGEGIAMTPLSGGGLFQFATPLAADDEPTRAVLQRHLDHFSGGLDITLGEPVWATVWRPNIRLAQRFRDGRVFLAGDAAHAHPPTGGQGLNTGVQDAYNLGWKLAAALRGRPGALDSYETERRAVAARVLGISTDLLDKHLSGAEDAMRRGEETQQLDVSYRTEPGTLVAGDRAPDSVLRRADGSQVRLFDLFRGPHATRLSFDAPADHDDGEDEVRAYTIVGPDRTPADGELVAVGGHAFADYAATAGTRVLVRPDGYLAWRHDE